The following is a genomic window from Sphingobacterium spiritivorum.
CTCCTATCCAGAATTTGCTATTGAATACAAACATGGCATTTACATCTAATGAAGTCGGTCCTTTAAAATCTTCCTTCACCAGAATACTAGGTCTCAGGTGAACACCTCTGTCTAATTCAAACAAAGCTCCCGCAATGAAGTATCCACTTACAGTACGGTACAGGTTCTCAGATGTGGTACTGTTAAAACGATAGTCTGATCCGGAATTAGTGCCGTTGAAAAGATCCTGTACAGAGACACCTGCATACCATCTCGGATTATAGTAATATACACCTAAACGAATGTCCGGAGCCCAGTCGGATATTTTTCCGCGCGGGATCACCTGATCATTATAATCATTCGGATCCAGCTTATTTCCATCCAGACTGTACTGTGTCACACCTCCTGCTATACCCAGACTCAGCCGTTGTGTATCTTCATCATCCAATTGCAATCTGAAAGCATAATTTGCATAGATAGCCGTGGCGGATTGTGCCCCCAATTTATCTGAAGTTACATTCAACCCCACACCATGCCGTTTGGATTGTGCATCCAACACTCCATCTATAGAAACAGTTCCTGTCTTCGGAGCTCCTTCCCAGCCTGTCCACTGACTGCGCAGTCCTACCTGAGCAAACCACTCTTCCTTGTACCCTGCATAGGCAGGATTGACACTCATCGAGTTAAATATATATTGCGTGAACTGTATGCTCTGCTGGGCACTGACTTTTGTCAGTCCCAACAGGCTTATTATAGTAATCACTGCATATTTTCCGTATTTCATTTTGTATTGCTGTATAATGAATGATTCGATTAATTACGTTTGATCAGTACCCAACCTTTATGGAGTTGTTTTGTACTTCCTTTGTGTGTCTCAATGATGTAATAGTAAGTTCCTTCATTAAGGCCTTCTCCTACCCAATTGTTGTCGTATCGGCTATTTCTGTAGACTTCATTACCCCATCTGTTGATAATAGTCATCTCGACACGATCAAATCGTTCTATTCCTTCAATCTCAAATTTATCATTCTGACCATCTCCGTTTGGCGTAAATACATTCGGAATATGCAATGGTAACGGTGATACAGTTACACTGTACTGTCCGCTTGCATCCACGACATTTCCTTTTCCGTCTTTCGCTTTCACAAAGGCTGTATTTTCAATCTCAGCCAAATCAAAATCTGGTTGTATAACGACATATTCCGTAGTAAATACTTCTTTCTGACCCGGTGTCAGCTGAGTAATTGTTTTAGACAGTTTGGTCAACGGATCGGTTACTTCAATATCATACAGAATTTTATTTCCGGTATTTTCTACAGTGATGGTATACACAATCTTATCACCTCTTTCTTTGACCTCTTTACGATCCCCTGTTTTGACAACAGTAAGACCTGCCAGATTATCTACCGGTGTTTCTATTTTCACCTCAGGCTGATAAGGTTTTCCATCCGGATCCTGTGCATTTACTTTAGCCGAATTGACAAGAACACCGTTTTCTATTTCATTCTGGGTTATCTTATGGGTCAGACTGAAACTTCTGCTCGCTCCTACTGCAAGTACAGGTATTTTCTCTGTCCAGGCAGGGAACATCACATCTGTCAATACTAGATTATTAAA
Proteins encoded in this region:
- a CDS encoding PorP/SprF family type IX secretion system membrane protein; the encoded protein is MKYGKYAVITIISLLGLTKVSAQQSIQFTQYIFNSMSVNPAYAGYKEEWFAQVGLRSQWTGWEGAPKTGTVSIDGVLDAQSKRHGVGLNVTSDKLGAQSATAIYANYAFRLQLDDEDTQRLSLGIAGGVTQYSLDGNKLDPNDYNDQVIPRGKISDWAPDIRLGVYYYNPRWYAGVSVQDLFNGTNSGSDYRFNSTTSENLYRTVSGYFIAGALFELDRGVHLRPSILVKEDFKGPTSLDVNAMFVFNSKFWIGAGYRTRAKIFNRTYQDKSIDKLSATNAITGIAQFYATEKLRIGYSYDMMINRMSGLQNGSHEITLGLTFGRKAASQYLSPRFF